A segment of the Babylonia areolata isolate BAREFJ2019XMU chromosome 7, ASM4173473v1, whole genome shotgun sequence genome:
gagcagcccgaatttcacacagagaaatctgttctgataaaaagaaatacaaaatacatacatacggCGCATCACTCTCACACATAATTATGCGCACATAAATTCAAACCCGCTTGAAAAAACACCatatgggtacacacacacacacacacacacacacacacacacacacacacacacacacacacacacacacacacacacaaacacacacacacacacacacacacacacacacacacacacacacactcattcactcactctctctctctctctctctctctctcgcacacacacacacacacacacacacacacacacacacacacacacacacacacacacacacacacacacacacacactacaccaatctacgcacgcacacatccagaCAGTCACTGACCTTCACACGTTCACGCATAATCATACATGATAAAGTCAGGCCTTTAACTGATTGCTTGATGATAGGTCGACTGATtgaggatgatgattatgatgattgattgatttgatgacTGGCTGATTGATATCGTATTGATACAGAGATGGCGAGTACTTAAATGCCGTTGGTGATGCCTACTGTCCCAATGCCAGCAAACCTGCTGAACTGATCGTTCGCTTctctgatggtaatgatgacgatactactactactactactactactactactactactactactaagtttaaaacaaacaaacccatctactgctactactactactactaaaaaaaatcatatgcataaagtattactactactacaactacaactactactactactactactgctgctgctgctgttgctgttgctgttacttcTATTAatctacttctactaccaccagCACTACAACTACTAAAACATAGTAATAGATATAAAATACTTCTACTGATAACAGTAGCGATGATGATATTCTTTCATCTGTTTatatattccctctctctctctctctctcacacacacacacacacacacacacacacacacacacacacacacacatctctctctctttccgtctttatctgtctatcaatccatCTGTGCATCCATCTATCAATCCATCGATCTGTCCATACATGCACCCATCCGTTCATCAATCCACCCTGGccacccatccatctctctctgtgcctctttgtctctctctctctatctttgggtctctctgtctctctctgtctctctctctcagggtctctctgtctctctctctctctctctctcagggtctctctgtctctctctctcagggtctctctgtctctctctctctctaacatctaTTTCTTTCCTCTTCGctttctctctgggtctctctgtctctcttctctatctctccctccctccctctctctcatctctctcttttttttcatatctcaTCTCCATCCCgcacgcccgcccccccccctactcccccctcccctctctctctctcattttgggtctctctgtgtcctcctcctctctctctccgggtctctctgtctgtctctcatctctctctctctctttctctctaacacctatttcatttctcttctctctttctgggtctctctgtctgtctgtctgtctctctatctccttccatccctctctctcatccctctctgtctatctatctttctatctatttcccttcatccctctctctcatctctctctctctctctaacatctttctatttctttcctcATCTCTTTCAGTgggtctctcctgtctctccctctccccctctctctctccctccccctcttcctcatccctctctctcttctctctcttttttccctcaaggcgcCCCGCAGGCTAGCTACTGGGTGATAGAGACTGACTACGAAAACTACTCCCTGGTGTTCTCCTGCCGGCCAGTTCTGAACGCAGGACATGAGGAGTTCGCCTGGATCCTTTCCCGCTGGCCCCAGCTCGATCCCCCGACAGTCAGCCACCTTCAGGGCCTGCTCAAGGCCGCAGGGGTTAACGTGGGTCACTTCCGGGAGATGGACCAATCGGAGTGCCCGGGTCGTGGTCCTCCTGGTGTTGAactttttgtttgactgtttacGAAAGAAACGAGAGGAGGAAACGAAACCAACCTATATTAACCAGTGTATTGAAATAAGCCagtttacatgtttgtttgttttcttcgggtttttgtttttttgttttttttgttttgttttttggtgtgtgtgtgtgtgtgtgtgtgtgtgtgtgtgtgtgtgtgtgtgtgtgtgttcgcacccAGCCTTTGTATTGGGGAGAATGAGGTGAAGAGTTTCcgtgtgtgtattcgtttgtttcgcaaaaaacagttttctttttttttcttttttttttttgtgtgtgtgtgtgtgtgtgtgtgtgtgtgtgtgaatgaggagaagtgtttccttgtttgttcgtttatttcccAATAAAcgatttttatttatgttttttgttacacatatacacgcaaatcgagagagagagaaaaaaatcgggTGTGTTACATGAAAGAGACAAAATTTGTCTCAATTTTCTGTTGTAGAAATCAGATCAatattaaatatttttttttttaaagtaagcgcagaaagatagatatataaacggacagacagacagacagacagacacataatactcatgcatgtatgcattaaCATTCCTATCGCCCGGGAGTTGATGATTATGTCTTTTGGAATCTGGGaaatcgtttatttattcatttatttatatattcattcatttatctattcatcaatttgtttgtttgtttatttatttatttatttttcttgacCACGTAATTGTTACATTGATATGTCGATGTTTTGTTATTTCTGTTTTGCTTCTATGTT
Coding sequences within it:
- the LOC143284247 gene encoding apolipoprotein D-like; translated protein: MTVLAVALTVCGYVSLASSQVIGFGPCPNKLQAQSSLNVTKYLGQWLEIYAFPASFESGQRCVTANYTLKGNGHIMVNNQGYKDGEYLNAVGDAYCPNASKPAELIVRFSDGAPQASYWVIETDYENYSLVFSCRPVLNAGHEEFAWILSRWPQLDPPTVSHLQGLLKAAGVNVGHFREMDQSECPGRGPPGVELFV